A genomic window from Leptolyngbya sp. BL0902 includes:
- a CDS encoding HD domain-containing protein, whose translation MSTDSTTALVLQALQFAALKHRDQRRKDEAQSPYVNHLITVANLLANVGGVTDPVTLMGGVLHDTLEDTATTPAELEAAFGLAVCQVVQEVTDDKSLPKAERKRLQIEHAPHRSHHARQIKLADKISNVQDIAVSPPATWPLERRQEYLAWTEQVVAGCRGVNPALEALYDQTLAQGWQALGRS comes from the coding sequence ATGTCCACCGATTCCACCACGGCCCTGGTGCTCCAGGCCCTCCAGTTCGCAGCCCTCAAACACCGAGACCAACGCCGCAAGGATGAGGCCCAGTCTCCCTACGTCAACCACCTGATTACGGTGGCTAACCTGCTGGCCAACGTGGGGGGCGTTACCGATCCCGTCACCCTGATGGGGGGCGTGCTGCACGACACCCTCGAAGACACCGCCACCACCCCCGCCGAGCTAGAAGCCGCCTTTGGCCTCGCAGTCTGCCAAGTGGTGCAGGAAGTGACCGACGACAAAAGCTTGCCCAAGGCCGAGCGCAAACGCCTACAGATTGAACACGCGCCCCATCGGTCTCACCATGCCCGCCAGATTAAACTGGCCGACAAGATTTCCAACGTGCAGGATATTGCCGTTTCGCCCCCGGCCACTTGGCCCCTGGAACGCCGCCAGGAATACCTCGCCTGGACAGAGCAAGTGGTGGCTGGATGTCGAGGTGTAAACCCCGCCCTCGAAGCTCTCTACGACCAAACCCTGGCCCAGGGGTGGCAGGCCCTAGGTCGATCCTAG
- the kaiB gene encoding circadian clock protein KaiB, translated as MSAVKKTYILKLYVAGNTPNSIRALKTLNNILEQEFQGVYALKVIDVLKNPQLAEEDKILATPTLSKILPPPVRKIIGDLSDRERVLIGLDLLYDELREDDIYN; from the coding sequence ATGAGTGCCGTCAAAAAAACCTACATCCTGAAGCTCTATGTGGCGGGTAATACGCCCAATTCGATTCGGGCGCTCAAAACCCTCAACAACATTCTCGAACAAGAGTTTCAGGGGGTCTATGCCCTCAAGGTGATTGATGTGCTGAAAAATCCCCAGCTGGCGGAGGAGGATAAGATCCTCGCCACCCCCACCCTCTCAAAGATTTTGCCGCCCCCGGTGCGGAAAATTATCGGCGATCTCTCCGACCGAGAACGGGTGCTGATTGGCCTCGATCTTCTCTACGATGAACTCCGTGAGGATGATATCTACAACTAA
- a CDS encoding MFS transporter produces MSVSSIPASPRRGLRERFLNLINLRADEQGRTLLMFAFYTATSMGILWLEVSSAELFLGKYGAARLPWIYIFSAGVGLGMSVVYSWLQRLFPLRWVIVLISLLMALPIPIFLWGLSVESFTFLTVFLLRLWIEAIYNLNDLNLSVTANQIFNIREIKRAFPIISSGNLLADVLSGFSVAILMRFIGLQNVMMLSFGVMIVGTVILYYLSVNYAHAFPDSPKRQAQDVESYQSRQRLKGAMRQYVVLLFSFFVLAQMLLFSIEFQFFQQLDRNLEVEAIAAFLGIFSGLLGLIELFTQWFTSSRLIEREGVFAVALVLPSVIVVAGMLTLAASFPILGGAEALFFGLVILKFFDEWLRYTLVATTRPVLFQPIPDRVRSTVQSWVGGIAEPLAMGGTGVAILVTIAVANRIGLDDVIIQSQIFLTGTVVAGLVWFGLMALLRTRYLNLLVQGAERGLTTFSDGDRRGMKKNLVEGLEKNKSEADKHSYIDVLSQIAPKELGEVLTPHLANFSPGLQQHSLQVMLDHPDPRYHQSVRTLLTQPRISPEVQALALRYVWLAQETYDINELRPYLSPDVDAVVRGTAASLMLRRGNINDRAEATATLRKMLVNERERERVMGCQALGEADYMESLSIYIDDLLQDPSLRVRRAILEAIAATQYKKYYPSLLRALQYKSTRAAASDALTRLGDEALPMLEALATDEYKPEALRNQSWQVIGAIGTSRALELLIQNLMSSWGPTRRQILRILLKLYQETGVKRSSLIDNALDQLLGRSGFEDLLDTELAFVGQILAAKLDLGQATTVEERLLLSALEGLEIDAIERLFMLLRFISPANAVQAAQASLSGSVSSWAKGLEILDNCLDISSKRTILILLDRQPDADKLKRLSLSTPLIAYTPLSPRDRLRQLLDLRSLLSDWALACCFHLAKAKHWNVTAEHTLALLQHPTGFVREAVLAYLAVASPRALRDILPRMQHDPNELVANQVNHLINTYNLEPEP; encoded by the coding sequence ATGAGTGTATCTTCCATCCCCGCTTCACCCCGTCGAGGACTGCGGGAACGCTTCCTCAACCTCATTAACCTACGCGCCGACGAGCAGGGCCGCACCCTGTTGATGTTTGCCTTTTACACCGCCACATCCATGGGGATTTTGTGGCTGGAAGTCAGTTCGGCGGAGCTGTTTTTGGGCAAGTATGGCGCGGCACGCCTGCCCTGGATTTATATCTTCAGCGCCGGGGTGGGGCTGGGCATGAGCGTGGTCTATTCCTGGCTGCAACGGCTGTTTCCCCTGCGCTGGGTGATTGTTTTAATTTCGCTCCTGATGGCCCTGCCGATCCCGATTTTTTTGTGGGGTTTATCAGTAGAATCGTTTACCTTTTTAACGGTCTTTTTATTGAGACTATGGATTGAGGCAATTTATAACCTCAATGACTTAAACCTATCGGTTACGGCCAATCAAATTTTTAATATTCGTGAGATTAAGCGAGCCTTTCCCATTATCAGCAGCGGCAATTTGCTTGCTGATGTACTGAGTGGGTTTTCGGTAGCCATTTTAATGCGTTTCATTGGTCTTCAAAATGTCATGATGCTGTCCTTTGGCGTCATGATTGTGGGAACCGTGATTCTCTACTACCTCAGCGTTAACTATGCCCACGCCTTTCCAGATTCGCCTAAACGGCAGGCCCAGGACGTAGAAAGCTATCAATCTCGCCAGCGCCTAAAGGGTGCCATGCGGCAGTATGTGGTGCTGCTATTTTCTTTTTTTGTGCTGGCCCAAATGCTGCTGTTCTCCATTGAATTTCAGTTTTTTCAGCAGCTAGATCGCAACCTCGAAGTTGAAGCTATTGCCGCCTTCCTGGGGATTTTTAGCGGTTTGCTAGGGCTCATCGAATTGTTTACTCAATGGTTTACCTCCAGCCGTCTCATTGAGCGGGAAGGGGTATTTGCGGTCGCCCTGGTGTTGCCTTCGGTGATTGTGGTTGCAGGTATGCTCACCTTGGCCGCTAGTTTTCCCATTTTGGGGGGTGCAGAGGCCCTTTTCTTTGGCCTCGTCATTCTCAAGTTTTTTGACGAGTGGCTGCGCTATACCCTAGTGGCCACCACCCGCCCCGTCCTCTTCCAGCCCATCCCCGACCGGGTACGCAGTACGGTGCAGTCTTGGGTGGGCGGTATCGCTGAGCCCCTGGCCATGGGCGGCACCGGGGTGGCGATTCTCGTCACCATTGCCGTGGCCAACCGCATTGGCCTCGACGATGTCATCATTCAGTCCCAAATTTTTCTGACGGGAACGGTGGTGGCGGGGCTGGTGTGGTTTGGGCTGATGGCGCTGCTTCGTACCCGCTACCTCAATCTGCTGGTGCAGGGGGCCGAACGGGGTCTCACCACCTTCTCCGACGGGGATCGACGGGGGATGAAGAAGAACCTGGTGGAAGGGCTGGAAAAAAACAAGTCTGAAGCCGACAAGCATTCCTATATCGACGTTCTGAGTCAGATTGCGCCGAAGGAACTGGGCGAGGTGTTGACTCCTCACCTGGCCAACTTTTCCCCTGGTCTTCAGCAACACAGTCTTCAGGTGATGCTCGACCATCCCGATCCGCGATATCACCAATCCGTGCGCACCCTCCTGACTCAGCCCCGCATTAGCCCGGAGGTGCAGGCACTGGCCCTGCGCTACGTGTGGCTGGCCCAGGAAACCTACGATATCAATGAGCTGCGGCCCTACCTCTCCCCCGATGTGGATGCGGTGGTGCGGGGGACAGCGGCGTCGCTGATGCTGCGCCGGGGCAATATCAACGACCGTGCCGAGGCCACGGCCACGCTGCGAAAAATGCTGGTGAATGAGCGAGAACGGGAACGGGTGATGGGCTGCCAAGCCCTGGGGGAGGCCGATTACATGGAGTCCCTCAGCATCTACATTGACGACCTGCTTCAGGATCCGTCGCTGCGGGTGCGGCGAGCCATTTTAGAGGCCATTGCCGCCACCCAGTACAAAAAATACTACCCATCCCTCCTGCGGGCATTGCAGTATAAATCGACCCGCGCCGCCGCCAGCGATGCCCTCACCCGCCTAGGAGATGAAGCCCTGCCCATGCTGGAGGCCCTGGCCACCGATGAATATAAACCAGAGGCGCTACGAAACCAGTCTTGGCAGGTGATTGGGGCCATCGGTACCTCGCGGGCCTTAGAGCTATTAATCCAAAACTTGATGAGTTCCTGGGGGCCAACCCGTCGCCAAATTCTGCGGATTTTGCTGAAGCTCTACCAAGAAACCGGGGTGAAGCGATCCAGCCTGATTGACAACGCCTTGGATCAACTGCTGGGGCGTAGCGGCTTTGAGGATCTGCTGGATACGGAACTGGCCTTTGTGGGCCAAATCCTGGCGGCCAAGCTCGACCTCGGTCAGGCCACCACTGTGGAGGAACGGCTGTTGCTATCGGCCCTGGAGGGGCTGGAAATCGACGCCATTGAGCGGTTGTTCATGCTGCTGCGGTTTATCTCGCCAGCCAATGCGGTGCAGGCGGCCCAGGCCAGCCTCAGCGGGTCGGTGTCGAGTTGGGCCAAGGGGCTAGAAATCCTCGATAACTGCCTCGACATTTCCAGCAAGCGCACGATTCTCATTCTGCTAGATCGCCAGCCCGACGCCGACAAGCTCAAGCGCCTCAGCCTCTCAACCCCGCTGATTGCCTACACGCCCCTGTCGCCGCGAGATCGCCTGCGGCAACTGCTGGATCTGCGGAGCCTTCTGTCGGACTGGGCCTTGGCCTGTTGTTTTCACCTAGCCAAAGCCAAGCACTGGAATGTTACGGCGGAACACACCCTCGCCCTGCTCCAGCACCCCACGGGCTTTGTGCGGGAGGCCGTTCTGGCCTATCTTGCGGTGGCCTCCCCCCGCGCCCTGCGAGACATTTTGCCCCGGATGCAGCACGACCCCAACGAATTGGTGGCCAACCAAGTCAACCACCTGATCAACACCTATAATTTGGAACCAGAGCCCTAA
- a CDS encoding class I SAM-dependent methyltransferase produces the protein MKTPVVQQQYNQMAQDYDRRWQHYTHPTLRFLLDWADLHPDEQVLDVGCGTGELERFQLAVQPHQVIHGIDLAEAMIATARKKCASWPQVCFQVAKAEALPYADQTFDVILSASAFHYFPDPVAALIDMKRVLKPGGRIVILDWCRDFLWCRLCDLWLKWRDPAHHNCYTQQELASFFQQAGLQVNASQRKRFGFFWGLMIATAVKEVGIEDGSSMG, from the coding sequence ATGAAGACCCCCGTGGTTCAGCAGCAATATAACCAAATGGCCCAGGACTATGATCGTCGCTGGCAGCACTACACCCACCCCACCCTGCGGTTTTTGCTCGATTGGGCCGATTTGCACCCCGATGAACAGGTGTTGGATGTCGGCTGTGGCACCGGAGAACTGGAGCGCTTTCAGCTTGCCGTCCAGCCCCATCAGGTGATCCACGGCATTGATTTGGCCGAAGCGATGATTGCCACGGCCCGCAAAAAATGTGCTTCCTGGCCCCAGGTTTGCTTTCAGGTGGCCAAAGCCGAAGCCCTGCCCTACGCGGATCAGACCTTTGATGTCATCCTTTCTGCCAGCGCCTTCCACTATTTCCCCGATCCCGTCGCCGCCCTGATAGATATGAAACGGGTGCTAAAACCGGGTGGACGCATCGTGATTTTGGACTGGTGTCGAGATTTTCTGTGGTGTCGCCTCTGTGATCTCTGGCTGAAATGGCGCGACCCCGCCCACCATAACTGCTATACCCAGCAGGAACTCGCATCTTTTTTTCAACAGGCGGGGTTGCAGGTCAACGCTTCCCAGCGCAAACGCTTTGGCTTCTTTTGGGGGTTGATGATTGCCACCGCTGTGAAGGAGGTGGGGATCGAGGATGGGTCATCAATGGGCTAA
- a CDS encoding DUF456 domain-containing protein, which yields MFAPALPSPQSIGVSLGAFGSLPISNVIAQVTPTAWVAPLYGLLLLVMVVGVVGAVVPALPGISLVLGAVIVWGFVVGFSSLKWALGVTIVATVLSVLIDYLAGVLGAQRVGASTWGQVGAFIGMFLGLFGLLPLLPTGIPLLGLLLGTVLGAFIGEFLYRRELALGQRMIQSGKVGIAIVVGTLVGNVLQGVLALIAFVVFVATTWQGVWALM from the coding sequence ATGTTTGCCCCTGCTTTGCCATCCCCTCAGTCAATCGGCGTATCTCTTGGCGCATTCGGGTCTCTCCCCATCAGCAACGTCATTGCTCAGGTCACTCCAACCGCCTGGGTGGCTCCCCTCTACGGGCTGTTGCTGCTGGTAATGGTCGTGGGGGTTGTGGGGGCGGTGGTGCCTGCCCTGCCAGGGATTAGCCTCGTGCTGGGGGCCGTGATTGTGTGGGGCTTTGTGGTGGGCTTTAGCAGCCTGAAATGGGCCTTGGGGGTAACGATAGTTGCCACCGTGCTGAGCGTCCTGATTGACTACCTGGCTGGAGTTCTGGGGGCGCAGCGGGTAGGGGCAAGCACTTGGGGCCAAGTGGGGGCGTTTATTGGGATGTTTTTGGGGCTGTTTGGGCTGCTGCCCCTGTTGCCCACGGGCATTCCGCTGCTGGGTCTGCTGCTGGGCACGGTGTTAGGGGCTTTTATTGGCGAATTTCTGTACCGCCGCGAGCTGGCGCTGGGTCAACGCATGATCCAGTCCGGCAAAGTAGGGATAGCCATTGTGGTGGGCACACTGGTGGGCAATGTGCTCCAGGGAGTATTGGCGCTGATAGCTTTTGTCGTGTTTGTGGCGACGACCTGGCAAGGCGTTTGGGCGCTGATGTAA
- a CDS encoding Tfp pilus assembly protein FimT/FimU has product MASFPSRPPGASVQARRVASQRPFPQGGFTLLESLIVVTLVALVVAIALPSWLGFLDQRRVNMTQSMLYQALRRTQWDASQLRQPQRFSLRERNGRLEWASHPDSIAAVRVTQWIPLIEGVGLAGEDNTLLQSGGIYYVRFDHKGNVRSQLGRITVVGAGGRRSHRCVVVSTLLGAMRQGQGQARPNSDGRHCY; this is encoded by the coding sequence ATGGCTTCATTTCCTTCCCGGCCACCTGGGGCTTCTGTCCAGGCAAGGCGTGTAGCATCCCAAAGACCTTTCCCCCAGGGGGGCTTCACCCTGCTGGAAAGCCTCATTGTAGTAACGCTGGTCGCCCTTGTGGTGGCCATTGCCCTCCCCAGTTGGTTGGGGTTTCTCGATCAGCGGCGCGTCAACATGACCCAATCCATGCTCTATCAGGCTTTGCGTCGCACCCAGTGGGATGCCTCCCAACTGCGCCAGCCCCAGCGCTTTAGCCTGCGGGAACGCAATGGCAGGCTGGAATGGGCGAGCCATCCCGACTCCATCGCCGCCGTTCGGGTCACGCAATGGATACCCCTGATTGAAGGCGTGGGCCTTGCAGGCGAAGATAATACGCTGCTTCAGAGTGGCGGCATTTACTACGTGAGATTTGACCATAAAGGCAACGTCAGATCTCAGCTAGGGCGCATCACTGTTGTTGGTGCTGGGGGCCGACGCAGCCATCGCTGTGTGGTGGTGTCCACCCTCCTTGGGGCCATGCGCCAAGGACAGGGGCAAGCCAGACCTAATTCTGATGGTCGTCATTGCTACTAA
- a CDS encoding M3 family metallopeptidase, which produces MTVTTVHNPLLLGTGLPPFDRIETAHIVPGIKALLENLAADFAALEASATPTWDGLVEPLTRIEERLGWSWGIVGHLMGVKNSPELRAAYEEVQPALVQFATQMGQSKPLYDAFKQLRASAEWDSFDPAQQRIVETSIREAELSGVGLEGAEKDRFNEIQQALAELTTKFSNNVLDATKAFSLTLTTAEEVDGLPPSLLALAAQLARDAGSEGATPEAGPWRITLDFPCYGPFMQHSRRRDFREQLYRAFVTRASEGDVNNNPNIEKILALRHEMANLLGYSTYADLSLARKMAPSVEAIDKLMGELRAASYDTAVKELSDLQAFAAEKGAAEANALTHWDTAFWAERIREEQYGLNDEELRPYFPLPQVLDGLFALANRIFDITIAPADGTAPVWHPDVRYFQVLNGGGDPIAHFYLDPYSRPAEKRGGAWMDTCINRGKIAGQVRLPVAYLVCNQAPPVDGKPSLMTFRDVETLFHEFGHGLHHMLTQVDYTGAAGINNVEWDAVELPSQFMENWCYHRDTLLTLARHVDTGAPLPEDLYQKIVAARTFMTGSAILRQVRFGWTDIELHHRYQPDGGETVAEVNQRIAAQSSILKPLPEDAFLCAFTHIFAGGYAAGYYSYFWAEVLSADAFAAFEEVGLENEQAVVETGRRFRDTVLALGGSRHPMEVFKAFRGREPSTQALLRHRGLVAA; this is translated from the coding sequence ATGACGGTCACTACTGTACACAACCCCCTCCTTCTCGGCACTGGGCTACCGCCCTTCGACCGTATCGAAACCGCCCATATTGTCCCTGGTATTAAAGCCCTGCTGGAAAACCTGGCGGCGGACTTTGCGGCACTCGAAGCCAGCGCCACCCCCACCTGGGATGGTTTGGTGGAACCCCTCACCCGCATTGAGGAGCGCCTAGGCTGGAGTTGGGGCATTGTGGGGCACCTGATGGGGGTGAAAAATAGCCCCGAGCTACGGGCCGCCTACGAAGAAGTGCAGCCCGCCCTGGTGCAGTTTGCCACCCAAATGGGCCAGAGCAAGCCCCTCTACGACGCCTTTAAGCAACTGCGGGCCAGTGCCGAGTGGGACAGCTTTGACCCGGCCCAGCAGCGGATTGTGGAAACCTCCATCCGCGAGGCGGAACTGTCCGGCGTGGGATTGGAAGGGGCCGAGAAGGATCGCTTCAACGAAATTCAGCAAGCCCTGGCGGAACTGACCACCAAGTTTTCCAACAACGTGCTGGATGCCACCAAAGCCTTCAGCCTTACCCTCACCACGGCGGAAGAAGTGGACGGCCTACCCCCCAGCCTGTTGGCCCTGGCGGCACAGCTAGCCCGTGACGCAGGCTCAGAGGGCGCAACCCCCGAAGCTGGCCCCTGGCGGATTACCCTAGATTTCCCCTGCTATGGGCCGTTTATGCAGCACAGTCGGCGGCGGGATTTTCGGGAACAGCTCTATCGCGCCTTTGTCACCCGTGCTTCCGAAGGCGATGTGAACAACAATCCCAACATCGAGAAAATTTTGGCCCTGCGCCACGAAATGGCGAACCTGCTGGGCTACAGCACCTATGCCGATCTCAGTCTGGCCCGCAAAATGGCCCCTTCCGTGGAAGCCATCGACAAGCTGATGGGCGAACTGCGTGCCGCCAGCTACGACACCGCCGTCAAGGAGTTGTCGGATCTGCAAGCCTTTGCCGCCGAAAAAGGAGCCGCCGAAGCCAACGCCCTCACCCACTGGGACACCGCCTTTTGGGCCGAGCGCATTCGCGAAGAACAGTACGGCCTCAATGATGAAGAACTGCGGCCCTACTTCCCCCTGCCCCAGGTGCTCGACGGATTGTTTGCCCTGGCGAATCGGATTTTCGATATCACCATTGCCCCCGCCGATGGCACGGCCCCGGTGTGGCATCCCGATGTGCGCTACTTTCAGGTGCTCAACGGCGGCGGCGACCCCATCGCCCACTTTTATCTCGATCCCTACAGCCGTCCTGCGGAAAAGCGGGGCGGAGCCTGGATGGATACCTGCATCAATCGGGGCAAAATTGCCGGACAGGTGCGCCTCCCCGTGGCCTACCTGGTGTGCAACCAAGCGCCCCCGGTGGATGGCAAGCCCAGCCTGATGACCTTCCGCGATGTGGAAACCCTGTTCCACGAGTTTGGCCACGGCCTGCACCACATGCTGACCCAGGTGGACTACACCGGGGCGGCGGGCATCAACAACGTGGAATGGGACGCCGTGGAACTGCCCAGCCAGTTTATGGAGAACTGGTGCTACCACCGCGATACCCTGCTGACCCTGGCCCGCCATGTGGATACCGGGGCACCCCTGCCGGAGGATCTGTACCAAAAAATCGTCGCGGCCCGGACGTTTATGACCGGAAGCGCCATTCTGCGCCAGGTGCGCTTTGGCTGGACGGACATTGAACTGCACCACCGCTATCAGCCCGACGGCGGCGAAACCGTGGCCGAAGTGAACCAGCGGATTGCCGCCCAGTCTTCGATCCTCAAGCCGCTGCCGGAGGATGCCTTCCTCTGCGCCTTCACCCACATTTTTGCCGGGGGCTATGCCGCAGGCTACTACAGCTACTTCTGGGCCGAGGTGCTGAGCGCCGATGCCTTCGCCGCCTTTGAGGAGGTGGGCCTAGAGAACGAGCAGGCCGTCGTGGAAACGGGTCGTCGGTTCCGCGATACCGTCCTCGCCCTAGGTGGTAGTCGTCACCCCATGGAAGTCTTCAAAGCCTTCCGGGGTCGGGAACCCAGCACCCAAGCCCTGCTGCGGCACCGGGGGCTAGTGGCGGCTTAG
- a CDS encoding 4Fe-4S single cluster domain-containing protein — translation MTPPTPPDALSRIPAGHLNIMGYVNESEVNGPGCRAVVWVQGCLLHCPGCFNPASWSFEENQLVAIEDLAERILANPKNQGVTFSGGEPFWQAPALAQLAALVKAHGLTVMSFTGFTLEKLQSADAPPGAQDLLDQLDLLIDGPFVESQAVNAPDSPVSSRNQRVHIFNPALKNAITWASDQLEVHIFKDGSRIVTGYRGQLLTD, via the coding sequence ATGACTCCCCCCACTCCCCCCGATGCCCTCAGCCGCATCCCCGCCGGACATCTCAATATCATGGGCTACGTGAACGAATCGGAGGTGAACGGCCCCGGTTGCCGAGCGGTGGTGTGGGTGCAGGGCTGTTTGCTGCATTGTCCGGGCTGCTTTAACCCGGCAAGCTGGAGCTTCGAGGAAAATCAACTTGTGGCTATAGAAGACTTAGCCGAGCGTATTTTGGCCAACCCCAAAAACCAGGGTGTCACCTTCTCCGGCGGGGAACCCTTTTGGCAGGCTCCGGCCCTGGCCCAGTTAGCGGCCTTGGTAAAGGCCCATGGGTTAACCGTGATGTCTTTCACGGGCTTCACCCTCGAAAAACTGCAATCCGCCGATGCGCCCCCCGGTGCCCAGGATTTGCTGGATCAACTGGATTTGCTGATTGACGGGCCGTTTGTTGAATCTCAGGCGGTGAATGCCCCAGATTCCCCAGTGTCGTCGCGCAATCAGCGGGTTCACATCTTCAACCCGGCCCTCAAAAACGCCATCACCTGGGCCAGCGACCAACTGGAAGTCCACATTTTCAAAGACGGTAGCCGCATCGTCACCGGATACCGAGGGCAATTGCTCACAGACTAG
- a CDS encoding ureidoglycolate lyase: protein MSVSSPPRSQRLLVVEPITAEAFAPYGQVIFPNTDGAPFGPADAQLVLNQGIPRFYLMTLTHAGTEFHALTRHRRCTQCLGALANQDWLIAVAPPSEADQPDLSALKGFHIPGHCFIKLAVGTWHAGPYFTQPSVTFYNLELSDTNLTDHQTCNLAQTFGLSFVLKAR, encoded by the coding sequence ATGTCTGTATCCTCTCCCCCTCGCAGTCAGCGTCTTCTTGTGGTGGAACCCATCACCGCCGAAGCCTTTGCGCCCTATGGCCAGGTGATTTTTCCCAACACCGATGGAGCCCCCTTTGGCCCCGCCGATGCCCAGCTCGTCCTCAACCAGGGCATTCCGCGCTTTTACCTGATGACCCTCACCCACGCGGGCACCGAGTTTCACGCCCTTACCCGCCATCGCCGCTGCACCCAATGCCTAGGGGCGCTGGCCAATCAGGATTGGCTGATTGCGGTGGCCCCTCCCAGCGAGGCTGACCAGCCCGACCTTAGCGCCCTGAAAGGCTTTCATATTCCGGGGCACTGCTTCATCAAGCTGGCGGTGGGCACCTGGCACGCGGGGCCATATTTCACCCAGCCCAGCGTTACCTTTTACAATTTGGAACTCAGCGATACGAACCTCACCGACCACCAAACCTGTAATCTCGCCCAAACCTTTGGCCTCAGTTTTGTCCTCAAGGCACGTTAG
- the kaiC gene encoding circadian clock protein KaiC → MTDNAQPDLPSSTLPLGVRKTRTMIEGFDDISHGGIPMGRSTLVSGTSGTGKTLFAVQFIYNGITEFDEPGVFVTFEESPEDIIQNAYSFGWNLQKLVDEGKLFILDASPDPEGQDVVGNFDLSALIERIQYAIRKYKAKRVSIDSVTAVFQQYDAASVVRREIFRLVARLKLMGVTTVMTTERLDEYGPVARFGVEEFVSDNVVIVRNALEGERRRRTMEILKLRGTTHMKGEYPFTITNDGVNIFPLGAMRLTQRSSNARVSSGVPTLDEMCGGGFFKDSIILATGATGTGKTLLVSKFLVDGCKAGERAILFAYEESRAQLSRNAYSWGIDFEAMEQQGLLKIICAYPESAGLEDHLQIIKTEISQFKPARMAIDSLSALDRGVSNNSFRQFVIGVTGFAKQEEITGFFTNTTEQFMGLHSITESHISTITDTILMLQYVEVRGEMSRAINVFKMRGSWHDKGIREYTISSHGPEIKDSFRNLERIISGSPTRIAVDEKSELSRIVQGVQSDAME, encoded by the coding sequence ATGACTGACAACGCCCAACCCGATCTGCCCTCCTCTACCCTGCCCTTGGGGGTTCGCAAAACCCGCACCATGATCGAGGGCTTTGACGACATCAGCCATGGCGGCATTCCCATGGGTCGTTCTACCTTGGTCAGCGGCACCTCCGGGACGGGGAAGACGCTGTTTGCGGTGCAGTTTATCTACAACGGCATCACCGAATTTGACGAGCCCGGTGTGTTTGTCACCTTCGAGGAATCGCCGGAGGACATCATTCAAAACGCCTACAGCTTTGGCTGGAATCTGCAAAAGCTGGTGGACGAGGGCAAGCTGTTCATCCTCGATGCCTCCCCCGACCCGGAAGGTCAGGATGTGGTGGGCAACTTTGACCTGTCGGCCCTAATCGAGCGGATCCAGTACGCCATCCGCAAATACAAGGCCAAGCGCGTCTCCATCGACTCGGTGACGGCGGTGTTTCAGCAGTACGATGCCGCCTCCGTGGTGCGGCGAGAAATCTTTCGCCTGGTGGCCCGCCTTAAGCTGATGGGCGTGACCACGGTAATGACCACCGAACGCCTGGACGAATACGGCCCCGTCGCCCGCTTTGGGGTGGAAGAATTTGTTTCCGACAACGTGGTGATCGTCCGCAACGCCCTGGAAGGGGAACGCCGCCGCCGCACCATGGAAATCCTCAAGCTTCGCGGCACCACCCACATGAAGGGGGAATATCCCTTCACCATCACCAACGACGGCGTTAACATTTTCCCCTTGGGAGCGATGCGATTGACCCAGCGATCCTCCAATGCCAGGGTGTCCTCCGGCGTGCCCACCCTCGACGAAATGTGCGGCGGCGGCTTTTTCAAGGATTCCATCATTTTGGCTACCGGGGCCACGGGTACGGGCAAAACCCTGCTGGTCAGCAAGTTCCTCGTCGATGGCTGCAAGGCCGGAGAACGGGCCATCCTGTTTGCCTACGAAGAATCCCGCGCCCAGCTCTCCCGCAACGCCTACTCCTGGGGCATCGACTTTGAGGCCATGGAGCAGCAGGGCCTCCTCAAAATCATCTGCGCCTACCCCGAATCCGCTGGCCTGGAAGATCACCTACAAATCATCAAGACCGAGATTTCCCAGTTCAAGCCCGCCCGCATGGCGATTGACTCCCTTTCAGCCCTGGATCGCGGCGTCAGCAACAACTCCTTCCGCCAGTTTGTGATTGGCGTCACGGGCTTTGCCAAGCAGGAGGAAATCACCGGATTCTTCACCAACACCACCGAGCAGTTCATGGGGCTGCACTCCATCACCGAGTCCCACATTTCCACCATCACCGACACGATTTTGATGCTGCAATACGTGGAGGTACGCGGCGAAATGTCTCGCGCCATCAACGTTTTCAAAATGCGCGGTTCCTGGCACGACAAGGGCATTCGGGAATACACCATCAGCAGCCACGGCCCGGAAATTAAAGACTCCTTCCGCAACCTGGAGCGGATTATCAGCGGTTCTCCCACCCGCATTGCCGTGGACGAAAAGAGCGAACTGTCCCGCATCGTCCAGGGTGTCCAAAGCGACGCTATGGAGTAG